In Fodinibius saliphilus, a genomic segment contains:
- a CDS encoding copper resistance protein B, whose amino-acid sequence MRQLSKFLSAVFLMILFMSNNTAVAQKAPEFSNDLLMDNKTYTYIIADKLEYQSMPGPNPVMWEVQGYIGKDLHKFWFKSDGEIVTTHDETELEFQGLYSRAISRYFDLQAGIRYDLIYEGNENLSRGFAVIGFQGMAPYFFEVDGGLFISEKGDISASFEAEYDLPITQRLIGQPLIETSVAFQDVPEYGIGSGINDIELGFRLRYEIEREFAPYIGVNWERKFGKTADMYNDPSSLSLLGGLRMWF is encoded by the coding sequence ATGCGACAACTAAGTAAATTTCTTTCTGCTGTATTTCTAATGATATTGTTTATGAGCAATAATACAGCTGTAGCCCAAAAGGCCCCGGAATTCAGCAATGATCTGCTGATGGATAACAAAACGTATACTTATATCATAGCTGATAAACTTGAATACCAAAGTATGCCGGGCCCTAACCCCGTTATGTGGGAAGTTCAAGGCTATATAGGTAAAGATCTACATAAGTTTTGGTTTAAATCTGACGGAGAAATCGTTACTACCCACGATGAAACCGAACTAGAATTCCAGGGACTGTACAGCAGGGCAATATCGCGCTACTTTGATCTGCAGGCAGGCATACGATATGACCTAATCTATGAAGGCAATGAAAACCTGTCGCGCGGTTTTGCCGTTATTGGTTTTCAAGGCATGGCACCATACTTTTTTGAGGTAGACGGGGGGCTGTTTATTAGCGAGAAAGGTGATATCTCTGCTTCCTTTGAAGCCGAGTACGATCTGCCAATCACTCAACGACTCATCGGGCAACCGCTCATTGAAACATCCGTAGCCTTCCAGGATGTCCCAGAATATGGCATTGGCTCTGGCATTAATGATATTGAGTTAGGCTTTCGATTACGATATGAGATAGAACGGGAATTTGCTCCATATATCGGCGTCAATTGGGAACGTAAGTTCGGAAAAACAGCCGATATGTACAACGACCCTAGCAGCCTAAGCCTGCTAGGCGGTCTGCGTATGTGGTTTTAA
- a CDS encoding response regulator transcription factor: protein MWILLVEDEKQLANSVKRGLEEEGHVVEVMHDGEEAELQGMVNNYDVVILDWRLPNRDGKQILKHWRKEERNFPVLMLTALGDLDYKVMGLDAGADDYMSKPFSFEELLARIRALGRRSGDLNVTGKVTAGPIELDSRKHWVKVCGIKRSLRPKEFILLELLLKDPETVFSKTQLAERVWGSPYYVSDNTIEATVSTLRQKLSESLKECEEISFEQVPKVIETIRGAGYRLNSDIINIKE from the coding sequence ATGTGGATTTTATTAGTTGAAGATGAAAAACAGTTAGCTAACTCTGTAAAAAGAGGTCTTGAGGAAGAGGGGCATGTGGTGGAAGTGATGCACGACGGGGAGGAGGCTGAACTGCAGGGCATGGTCAATAATTATGATGTCGTTATTCTGGACTGGCGTCTTCCCAACCGTGATGGTAAACAGATATTGAAGCATTGGCGTAAAGAAGAACGAAACTTTCCGGTTCTTATGTTGACGGCTCTTGGTGATTTGGATTATAAAGTTATGGGGCTGGATGCAGGTGCGGACGATTATATGAGCAAACCCTTTTCATTTGAGGAGTTATTAGCACGGATTAGGGCTTTGGGAAGACGGTCTGGGGATCTAAATGTCACAGGAAAGGTTACAGCGGGCCCCATTGAACTAGATTCTCGTAAACACTGGGTTAAGGTATGTGGTATTAAACGGTCGCTGCGACCCAAAGAGTTTATATTATTAGAACTATTACTTAAAGATCCAGAAACAGTATTTTCAAAAACACAACTTGCCGAGCGTGTTTGGGGATCTCCATATTATGTTAGTGATAATACGATCGAAGCAACGGTTTCTACTTTACGACAGAAATTATCGGAGTCTCTTAAGGAGTGTGAAGAGATCTCCTTTGAACAAGTTCCAAAAGTCATTGAGACAATTCGGGGAGCTGGCTACCGGTTGAATAGTGATATCATTAATATCAAAGAATGA
- a CDS encoding c-type cytochrome translates to MQKILSVIVLLFLVPGFLIISCNSSDKSPPKETVEGRWFTQKQYKLGKQVFTNNCAQCHGTRGQGIVENWKKRNADGSFPPPPLNGSAHTWHHPFKVLMRTINQGGKPVGGTMPDFGDKLNREEKVAVIAYFQSLWDDRTYNRWVKMNARQSK, encoded by the coding sequence ATGCAGAAAATACTTTCTGTCATTGTACTCTTATTCCTAGTTCCCGGCTTTCTCATAATAAGCTGTAACAGTTCAGATAAATCACCCCCCAAAGAGACTGTTGAGGGACGCTGGTTTACCCAAAAACAGTACAAGTTGGGCAAACAGGTATTTACCAATAACTGTGCCCAATGCCACGGAACACGCGGTCAGGGAATTGTTGAAAACTGGAAAAAGCGTAATGCTGACGGTTCCTTTCCTCCTCCCCCGCTGAATGGCTCTGCACATACCTGGCATCATCCTTTCAAAGTTTTAATGCGTACCATTAATCAAGGCGGCAAACCGGTAGGCGGTACCATGCCTGATTTTGGAGATAAACTTAACAGGGAAGAGAAAGTGGCCGTAATTGCCTACTTCCAAAGTCTCTGGGATGATAGAACATACAACCGCTGGGTAAAAATGAATGCCCGTCAATCGAAATAA
- a CDS encoding copper resistance system multicopper oxidase, whose protein sequence is MNDDSNTISRRTFLRYTASMAAMAGLSTVLPTYAFANLEDRDILTPQGPDNVVDLTIGKMSKVIDGKEGEAIGINGTVPGPIIRLKEGEDVLLRVKNELDEETSIHWHGIILPFQMDGVPGVSFDGIAPDSTFEYRYPVKQNGTYWYHSHSGLQEQLGHYGPLIIDPAGEDPVEYDRDYPIVLSDWTFENPYRVLANLKKSEGYYNYQKRTLGEFFKDAKKKGMGNALKDYLSFGKMGMSATDLADTTGAMYTYLLNGRGPQSNWNALFKKGEKVRLRFINASAGSIFDVRIPGVKMTVVQADGQNIKPVPIDEFRIGIAETYDVIVEPDDNQAYTIFAESLDRSGYARGTLAPKEGMEAPVPELRPRPTRSMKDMGMDMDMGDMDMKMDSGHNHMNMDGGAMKMKMDNPKPPVKHGPDGHGIGAAAIAQNQFDRLHEPGIGLGNDGRDVLVYNDLKSLNPNIDERDAEREVELHLTGNMERYMWSFDGKQFHEVEGPIDFKHNERLRLTLVNDTMMEHPIHLHGMWMELENGNGQYNPRKHTLLVQPAQRISALITPRDKGRWAFHCHILYHMEMGMFRVVQVSDENGSIY, encoded by the coding sequence ATGAACGACGATTCAAATACTATTAGTCGACGCACTTTTCTACGCTATACTGCTTCGATGGCGGCAATGGCTGGTCTTAGCACTGTATTACCCACTTATGCTTTTGCAAACCTTGAGGACAGAGATATTCTCACTCCCCAAGGTCCCGATAACGTAGTTGACCTAACTATTGGTAAAATGTCGAAGGTTATCGATGGAAAAGAAGGGGAAGCTATTGGCATCAACGGTACCGTACCCGGTCCTATCATTCGTCTAAAAGAAGGGGAAGATGTATTGTTACGAGTGAAAAATGAACTCGATGAAGAGACATCGATACACTGGCATGGTATTATCCTACCCTTCCAGATGGATGGCGTACCCGGAGTAAGTTTCGATGGTATTGCACCCGATTCAACTTTTGAGTACCGCTACCCAGTAAAACAGAATGGTACGTATTGGTATCACAGTCACTCAGGACTTCAAGAACAGCTGGGGCATTACGGGCCACTTATTATTGATCCTGCTGGTGAAGATCCTGTTGAATATGATCGCGATTATCCGATTGTACTCTCTGACTGGACCTTTGAAAACCCTTACAGAGTACTGGCAAATCTTAAGAAATCTGAAGGGTATTATAATTATCAAAAACGAACGCTTGGCGAGTTTTTTAAAGATGCCAAGAAAAAAGGAATGGGAAATGCTCTAAAAGATTATCTTTCATTTGGGAAAATGGGCATGAGCGCTACCGACCTTGCGGATACGACCGGCGCTATGTATACCTACCTGTTGAACGGCCGCGGACCGCAATCAAACTGGAATGCCCTGTTCAAAAAAGGAGAAAAAGTGCGGCTTCGGTTTATCAACGCCTCGGCCGGCTCCATCTTTGATGTTCGTATTCCAGGAGTCAAAATGACTGTGGTACAAGCCGACGGACAAAACATAAAGCCGGTCCCTATTGATGAATTTCGCATCGGTATTGCAGAAACCTATGATGTTATTGTTGAACCCGATGACAATCAAGCATATACCATTTTTGCGGAATCGCTCGACCGCAGCGGTTATGCCCGTGGAACACTTGCACCCAAAGAAGGCATGGAAGCTCCTGTTCCTGAGCTACGTCCCCGCCCTACACGCAGTATGAAAGATATGGGTATGGACATGGATATGGGCGACATGGATATGAAGATGGATAGCGGCCATAACCATATGAATATGGACGGTGGTGCAATGAAAATGAAGATGGATAATCCGAAACCACCAGTCAAACACGGTCCCGATGGACACGGTATTGGCGCCGCTGCTATTGCTCAAAACCAATTCGATAGACTCCATGAGCCCGGCATTGGTCTTGGTAATGACGGAAGGGATGTACTGGTCTATAACGACCTAAAAAGCCTGAATCCCAATATTGATGAACGTGATGCTGAACGAGAAGTAGAGTTACATCTGACCGGAAATATGGAACGTTATATGTGGTCGTTTGACGGCAAACAGTTTCATGAGGTTGAAGGGCCCATCGATTTCAAACATAACGAGCGGCTGCGACTTACTCTTGTTAACGACACTATGATGGAACATCCTATTCATCTACACGGTATGTGGATGGAGCTGGAAAACGGCAACGGACAATACAATCCCCGAAAACATACCCTGCTGGTACAACCTGCTCAGCGAATATCGGCCCTAATTACTCCCCGTGATAAAGGAAGATGGGCATTCCACTGCCATATTCTCTATCACATGGAGATGGGAATGTTCCGTGTTGTTCAAGTAAGCGACGAAAATGGAAGTATCTACTAA
- a CDS encoding DUF2231 domain-containing protein has translation MSLIPEWAPNIHPLIVHLPIGIILLAVLMNIMSFLLSNDWWDEMKSTILYGIGILSVIAAYYSGNIAADSVFIPADSQTVLNNHADWAWWTMWFLGAYLFLRILFHYLKLMNQKIIRIIAFITVLPGIFFLYKTGDQGAKMVFGYGVGTGQLIQQKESASAYTDSLSKGKSTFIQKDTGSWSWEMGSKGVSTLLSHFQWLEGTPSDLNPFMVSDSENYMLKLTSGEKPNFLVEKSSFQNVQVDYYLDLSGFEGSLSLVNHVQDIDNYDYVTLNTEGIISQGRVEDGSKKVFAKEPYSATGMLFIRTVGNGTHFRAYINKEMAVHGHGDAPDPGKIGLKIDGQGSILIDKMIVTQL, from the coding sequence ATGAGCTTAATTCCCGAATGGGCCCCAAATATTCATCCTCTTATTGTTCACCTGCCGATCGGCATCATCCTACTGGCTGTATTAATGAATATTATGAGCTTTTTACTATCCAACGATTGGTGGGATGAAATGAAATCAACAATACTGTATGGTATTGGCATCCTATCTGTAATTGCAGCTTATTATTCTGGTAATATCGCAGCCGACAGTGTTTTTATACCCGCAGATTCACAAACGGTGTTGAACAATCATGCCGACTGGGCTTGGTGGACCATGTGGTTTTTAGGTGCCTACTTGTTTCTGCGTATACTTTTTCACTATCTCAAGCTGATGAATCAAAAGATAATACGGATTATCGCTTTTATTACCGTACTGCCGGGCATCTTTTTTCTCTACAAAACAGGCGATCAAGGGGCAAAAATGGTTTTTGGTTATGGTGTGGGGACAGGACAGCTAATCCAACAGAAAGAATCTGCTTCCGCCTATACAGATAGTCTTAGTAAGGGTAAATCTACTTTCATCCAAAAAGACACTGGAAGCTGGAGCTGGGAAATGGGCTCAAAAGGCGTAAGTACATTGCTTTCTCATTTCCAGTGGCTGGAAGGTACGCCCTCAGACCTTAACCCTTTCATGGTTTCGGACAGTGAGAACTATATGCTGAAGTTAACAAGCGGTGAAAAACCAAACTTTCTTGTAGAAAAAAGTAGCTTTCAAAATGTACAAGTCGATTACTATCTCGACTTATCTGGCTTTGAAGGTTCACTCTCACTCGTTAATCATGTTCAGGATATAGATAATTATGATTATGTTACTTTAAATACAGAGGGTATCATTTCTCAGGGACGAGTCGAGGATGGATCCAAAAAAGTATTTGCCAAAGAACCGTATTCAGCTACAGGTATGCTTTTTATCCGTACAGTGGGCAACGGTACTCACTTTAGAGCCTATATCAATAAAGAGATGGCGGTACATGGACACGGTGATGCTCCTGATCCAGGGAAAATAGGGCTCAAAATTGACGGACAAGGTAGTATCCTTATTGATAAAATGATTGTAACACAGCTTTAA